A genomic window from Sulfurospirillum multivorans DSM 12446 includes:
- a CDS encoding pyridoxamine 5'-phosphate oxidase family protein — protein MLEPVITAFLKKHHLLTLATCKANLPYCASCFYAFIQESATLVIATDAKTRHGHEALENEHVAGVVALETKMVGKIQGVQFTGVFKAANEAEKKAYLKRFPYAIALNPSLWSIQIEYLKFTDNTLGFGKKLEFYRSN, from the coding sequence ATGTTAGAGCCTGTTATCACTGCATTTTTAAAGAAACATCACCTGCTTACACTCGCTACATGTAAAGCAAATCTGCCCTACTGTGCCTCGTGTTTTTACGCGTTTATCCAAGAGAGTGCGACATTGGTCATCGCCACCGATGCCAAGACCAGACACGGACACGAAGCCCTTGAAAACGAACATGTCGCAGGAGTGGTTGCATTAGAAACGAAGATGGTGGGGAAAATTCAAGGGGTTCAATTTACGGGCGTTTTTAAAGCAGCCAACGAAGCAGAGAAGAAAGCCTATTTGAAGCGCTTTCCTTACGCGATAGCCCTGAATCCTTCTTTGTGGAGCATCCAAATTGAGTATCTTAAATTTACGGACAATACCCTAGGATTTGGCAAGAAATTGGAGTTTTACCGCTCCAATTAA
- a CDS encoding bacteriohemerythrin: protein MFIEWNEKFSLHHALLDKQHQELFDLANAVQALDPDKTDKAELGKLFKEFFDYMAKHFKEEEAYMQSLEYPLLEKHKKFHESIIEGMTKILKEKKGIEDLQKSMKMIAKKWLVEHILENDLKIEKWRKSITVSDEDLHAPLA, encoded by the coding sequence GTGTTTATAGAATGGAATGAAAAATTTAGCCTGCATCATGCACTTTTAGACAAACAGCATCAAGAACTTTTCGATTTGGCAAATGCGGTTCAAGCGCTCGATCCTGATAAAACGGACAAAGCAGAGCTTGGAAAACTGTTTAAAGAGTTTTTTGACTACATGGCAAAACATTTTAAAGAAGAAGAGGCGTATATGCAAAGCCTTGAGTACCCGCTGCTTGAAAAACATAAGAAATTTCACGAGAGTATCATCGAGGGGATGACCAAAATCCTCAAAGAGAAAAAGGGCATTGAAGATCTTCAAAAAAGTATGAAGATGATCGCTAAAAAATGGCTGGTAGAGCATATTTTAGAAAATGATCTTAAAATCGAGAAGTGGCGCAAAAGCATCACCGTAAGCGATGAAGACCTTCACGCACCTCTTGCTTAA
- the nifJ gene encoding pyruvate:ferredoxin (flavodoxin) oxidoreductase — protein MAKVMKTMDGNEAAAYASYAFTEVAGIYPITPSSPMADFTDIWASQGKKNLFGMPVKVVEMQSEGGAAGTVHGSLQAGALTTTYTASQGLLLKIPNMYKMAGGLLPSVIHVAARTLATHALSIFGDHQDVYAARQTGYAMLSSGSVQEVMDLAGVAHLCAIKGRIPFMHFFDGFRTSHEIQKIEVMDYAVFDKLLDKEAVQRFRDDALNPEHPKTRGTAQNDDIYFQGREAQNKFYDALPDIVAHYMAEISKVTGRDYKPFTYYGAKDADRIIVAMGSVTECLKETIDYLMSKGEKVGLITPHLYRPFSIKYLMDVMPESVKKIAVLDRTKESGSIGEPLFLDMRAAFYGHKNAPVIVGGRYGLSSKDVDPAQMLAVFENLKLGEPKNDFTIGIFDDVTFKSLDVKEKISLGEPETKECLFYGLGADGTVGANKSSIKIIGDETDMYAQAYFAYDSKKSGGFTRSHLRFGKHPIRSTYLVSNPHFVACSVAAYLELYDVIDGIREHGTFLLNSIWDADETIKRIPNKVKRILATKNVNFYIINATKLARDIGLGNRSNTIMQSAFFKLAEIIDFEEAQAFMKKQAYKTYHKKGDQIVELNYKAIDVGANGLIKVEVDPSWASLKDEVKTQDVVMYKGTPFVEAIAKPVNAARGDSLPVSVFNGYEDGTFEHGTTEYEKRGVGVTVPKWIEENCIQCNQCAFVCPHAVIRPFLINDAEFALAPEGVKTHALEAKGKELKGLKYKIQVSSLDCTGCDLCVEACPTKEKSLVMVPLGESLEAGEQENADYLFKKVTYKDDILSKNTVKGAQFAQPLFEFHAACPGCGETPYITLATRLFGDSMMIANATGCSSIYGGSAPSTPYRKNDKGHGPAWGNSLFEDNAEFGLGMHVATETMRHRVHSVMEASVEKAPNAIAALYKDWIEFRDDRVKSTEIRDLLVPLLQANPTAAGADVILSLKQYISKKSQWIFGGDGWAYDIGYGGLDHVIASGEDVNILVLDTEVYSNTGGQSSKSSRAGSIAQFTAAGKPSQKKDLGYIAMTYGNVFVAQINSNASAAQTIKAFEAAEGYPGVSLIIAYSPCIAHGIKGGLGKSGNQGELATKCGYWPIYTYDPRLEAEGKNPVKITGKEPDWSLYDDFLMNEVRYASLKKSNPEHAQALFEHNKKDAQRRWRQLNRLAIADFSNEVEEA, from the coding sequence ATGGCAAAAGTCATGAAAACTATGGATGGTAACGAAGCTGCCGCATACGCATCTTACGCCTTTACCGAAGTCGCAGGCATTTACCCAATTACACCTTCTTCTCCAATGGCGGATTTCACCGACATTTGGGCAAGTCAAGGTAAAAAAAACTTATTTGGTATGCCTGTTAAAGTTGTTGAAATGCAAAGTGAAGGTGGCGCAGCTGGAACCGTACATGGTTCGCTTCAAGCAGGTGCCCTTACAACGACCTATACGGCTTCACAAGGTCTGTTACTTAAAATCCCAAATATGTATAAAATGGCAGGTGGATTACTTCCAAGTGTTATCCATGTTGCTGCCCGTACCCTTGCAACCCATGCACTTTCAATTTTTGGTGATCATCAAGATGTGTATGCTGCTCGCCAAACAGGCTATGCAATGCTCTCTTCTGGTTCGGTTCAAGAAGTCATGGACTTAGCAGGTGTTGCACATTTATGTGCCATTAAAGGGCGTATTCCTTTTATGCACTTTTTCGATGGTTTTAGAACATCTCACGAGATTCAAAAAATTGAAGTGATGGACTATGCCGTTTTCGATAAGCTTTTAGACAAAGAAGCTGTTCAACGTTTCCGTGATGATGCCCTTAATCCAGAGCATCCTAAAACGCGTGGTACCGCACAAAATGATGATATCTATTTCCAAGGCAGAGAAGCACAAAACAAATTTTACGATGCGTTACCTGACATTGTAGCCCATTATATGGCTGAAATCTCAAAAGTAACAGGAAGAGATTATAAACCTTTCACCTATTATGGTGCGAAAGATGCGGATCGTATCATTGTTGCTATGGGTTCTGTCACAGAGTGTTTGAAAGAGACAATTGATTATTTAATGAGCAAAGGTGAAAAAGTTGGTTTAATTACGCCGCATCTTTACCGCCCATTTAGTATCAAATATTTGATGGACGTTATGCCTGAATCCGTTAAAAAAATTGCAGTGCTTGATCGCACCAAAGAGTCAGGATCTATCGGTGAACCATTGTTCTTGGATATGCGAGCTGCATTTTATGGACATAAAAATGCGCCAGTCATCGTTGGCGGACGTTATGGACTCTCTTCAAAAGACGTTGATCCAGCACAAATGTTGGCTGTTTTTGAAAACCTCAAACTTGGTGAGCCAAAAAATGACTTTACCATTGGTATCTTTGATGATGTTACCTTTAAATCACTTGATGTTAAAGAGAAGATCAGTTTGGGTGAGCCTGAAACGAAAGAGTGTCTGTTCTACGGACTTGGAGCGGATGGTACGGTAGGTGCCAATAAAAGTTCTATTAAAATCATCGGTGATGAAACCGACATGTATGCACAAGCTTATTTTGCGTATGACTCCAAAAAATCAGGTGGTTTTACCCGTTCTCACTTACGTTTTGGAAAACACCCCATTCGTTCAACCTACCTCGTTTCTAATCCTCACTTTGTCGCCTGTTCTGTGGCTGCATACCTTGAGTTGTATGATGTCATCGATGGTATTAGAGAACATGGAACATTCCTTTTGAACTCCATTTGGGATGCCGATGAGACGATTAAGAGAATTCCAAATAAAGTTAAACGCATTTTAGCAACCAAAAACGTTAATTTTTACATTATTAATGCAACCAAACTTGCACGTGACATTGGTTTAGGTAACAGAAGTAACACCATTATGCAATCCGCTTTCTTCAAACTTGCAGAGATTATTGATTTTGAAGAAGCACAAGCTTTCATGAAAAAACAAGCCTACAAAACGTATCACAAAAAAGGTGATCAAATTGTTGAGCTTAACTACAAAGCGATTGATGTAGGGGCGAATGGTTTGATTAAAGTTGAGGTTGATCCTTCATGGGCAAGCCTTAAAGATGAAGTCAAAACACAAGATGTGGTTATGTACAAAGGTACGCCATTTGTTGAAGCAATCGCAAAACCCGTCAATGCAGCTCGAGGAGATAGCTTACCTGTTTCTGTGTTCAATGGTTACGAAGATGGTACGTTTGAGCATGGAACCACTGAGTATGAAAAACGCGGTGTTGGTGTCACGGTTCCAAAATGGATCGAAGAGAACTGTATTCAATGTAACCAGTGTGCTTTTGTCTGCCCACATGCTGTTATTCGTCCATTCCTTATCAATGATGCAGAGTTTGCACTCGCACCAGAAGGTGTTAAAACGCATGCCCTTGAAGCCAAAGGCAAAGAGCTTAAAGGTTTAAAATACAAAATCCAAGTCTCTTCCCTTGACTGTACAGGATGTGATCTGTGTGTTGAAGCATGTCCGACCAAAGAGAAGTCGCTTGTCATGGTTCCATTGGGTGAAAGTCTTGAAGCGGGTGAGCAAGAAAATGCAGATTACCTCTTCAAAAAAGTAACGTATAAAGATGATATTCTCTCTAAAAATACTGTGAAGGGTGCTCAATTTGCACAACCGCTCTTTGAGTTCCACGCGGCGTGTCCAGGTTGTGGTGAGACACCTTATATCACGCTTGCAACCAGACTTTTTGGTGATAGCATGATGATCGCTAATGCAACAGGATGTTCATCTATCTATGGTGGTTCTGCACCTTCGACACCTTACCGCAAAAATGACAAAGGTCATGGTCCTGCATGGGGTAACTCACTCTTTGAGGACAATGCTGAGTTTGGTCTTGGTATGCACGTTGCTACCGAAACAATGCGCCATAGAGTTCACTCTGTTATGGAAGCATCTGTTGAGAAAGCGCCAAATGCGATCGCAGCACTTTATAAAGACTGGATCGAATTTAGAGACGATAGAGTTAAATCTACTGAAATTCGTGATCTTTTAGTACCACTTTTACAAGCAAACCCAACAGCTGCGGGTGCAGATGTTATTTTAAGCCTCAAACAGTACATTTCTAAAAAATCACAATGGATTTTTGGTGGAGATGGTTGGGCGTATGACATCGGTTACGGCGGATTGGATCATGTTATTGCAAGTGGTGAAGATGTCAACATCTTGGTACTTGATACCGAGGTTTACTCCAATACCGGTGGTCAAAGCTCAAAATCTTCTCGTGCAGGTTCTATCGCTCAATTTACAGCGGCTGGAAAACCTAGTCAGAAAAAAGATCTTGGCTACATCGCGATGACGTATGGTAACGTTTTTGTGGCACAAATCAACTCAAACGCCTCTGCGGCTCAAACGATTAAAGCCTTTGAAGCAGCCGAAGGGTATCCTGGTGTATCACTCATTATCGCTTATTCTCCATGTATCGCACATGGTATTAAAGGTGGTCTTGGAAAATCAGGTAACCAAGGTGAACTTGCAACGAAGTGTGGTTACTGGCCGATTTATACCTACGATCCACGCCTTGAAGCAGAGGGTAAAAACCCGGTTAAAATTACAGGAAAAGAGCCTGATTGGTCATTGTATGATGATTTCTTGATGAACGAAGTCCGTTATGCGTCACTTAAAAAGTCAAATCCAGAGCATGCACAAGCACTCTTTGAACACAACAAAAAAGATGCACAACGTAGATGGAGACAGCTCAACCGTTTAGCCATTGCTGACTTCTCAAATGAGGTTGAAGAGGCGTAA
- a CDS encoding Na/Pi cotransporter family protein produces the protein MKRLFLFIVIIALSFTFFYNQNLLSIAAGVAIFLFGMKSLEEGFRFFVGGLLDKFLKKITDNLYKSILFGTVITTLMQSSGLAAVIAISFISAGLISVAQGVGIILGGNIGTTTGAWLIAGLGLKISIATYALPMLVFGMLFIFQESKRLKGIGYALAGLGFSFLGIAYMKEGFDAFKATIDLTQYSADGFTGIILFAIIGAVMTIVMQSSHASLVLILTALSASQITYENAIALTIGANIGTTITAVLGALGAGMEGKKLAAAHFLINTLTGLLLIGFVPQFIHFIDHTAPFFGIAEQDYTLKLALYHTYFNLFCVLLFAPLVHHLVRLLNYFFQPKITAENAIDDVLFINDAALDFPDTAQATLLKETKHLYNNVYDIIAQGLSVTKEDISSGMEIEDILKRRDQALHVNMDDYYERRIKEIYGKIITFAIVAQGKFSDVTTQQFIPIKNATIDIVEAFKAAKHMQKNMLRYLESDNEYIKNEYNHIRKTLIKHLRTMQMIFNTSEEDVAVLLLSKLQLDAQNYDIAANKSLDNLIRTNKITYTMATSLMNDTSYAYTIASELSKVAHTLFVHATSESTEGREALILNEAEISDLTHASSPRSTS, from the coding sequence GTGAAACGTCTGTTTCTTTTTATCGTTATCATAGCGCTTTCGTTTACTTTTTTTTACAATCAAAATCTACTCTCGATTGCCGCAGGTGTCGCCATTTTTCTCTTTGGAATGAAAAGCCTTGAAGAGGGATTTCGTTTTTTCGTGGGCGGACTGCTCGATAAATTTCTCAAAAAAATCACCGACAATCTCTACAAAAGCATCCTATTTGGGACGGTCATCACCACACTGATGCAATCCAGTGGTCTAGCCGCCGTCATCGCGATCTCCTTTATCAGCGCAGGACTGATCAGCGTCGCGCAAGGTGTAGGCATTATTTTAGGCGGAAACATCGGTACAACCACGGGAGCGTGGCTGATTGCAGGGCTTGGGCTGAAAATTAGCATCGCGACCTACGCTTTGCCGATGCTTGTCTTTGGCATGCTTTTCATTTTTCAAGAGAGCAAGCGTCTTAAAGGCATCGGTTACGCGCTTGCAGGACTTGGCTTCTCCTTTTTGGGCATCGCCTACATGAAAGAGGGTTTTGACGCCTTTAAAGCCACCATTGATCTCACCCAATACTCTGCCGATGGCTTTACGGGCATCATCCTTTTTGCAATCATAGGTGCGGTCATGACCATCGTCATGCAGTCTTCGCACGCCTCATTGGTGTTGATTTTAACCGCCCTTTCGGCGTCGCAAATCACCTATGAAAACGCGATTGCGCTGACTATCGGGGCGAACATTGGCACAACAATTACCGCCGTTTTAGGAGCTCTTGGCGCTGGAATGGAAGGTAAAAAACTCGCAGCAGCACACTTTTTGATTAACACCTTAACGGGCTTGTTGCTCATTGGTTTTGTTCCGCAATTTATCCATTTCATTGACCATACTGCACCATTTTTTGGAATTGCAGAGCAAGATTACACGTTAAAACTTGCCCTTTATCACACCTATTTTAACCTCTTTTGTGTGCTTCTTTTCGCTCCACTTGTGCATCATTTAGTCAGACTGCTCAATTACTTTTTTCAACCCAAAATCACGGCTGAGAACGCCATCGATGATGTTTTGTTCATTAACGATGCAGCGCTTGATTTTCCAGATACCGCTCAGGCGACCCTTTTAAAAGAGACAAAACATCTTTACAACAATGTTTACGACATCATCGCGCAAGGATTAAGTGTCACTAAAGAGGATATCTCCTCAGGCATGGAGATCGAAGATATTTTAAAAAGGCGCGATCAAGCCTTACATGTAAACATGGATGACTACTACGAGAGGCGCATCAAAGAGATTTACGGCAAGATCATCACCTTTGCGATTGTAGCGCAAGGGAAGTTTTCGGATGTCACAACTCAGCAATTTATCCCCATCAAAAACGCAACGATTGACATTGTTGAAGCGTTTAAAGCGGCAAAACACATGCAAAAAAACATGCTTCGCTACCTCGAATCGGACAACGAATACATCAAAAACGAGTACAACCACATTCGTAAAACCCTTATCAAACATCTGCGCACGATGCAGATGATCTTTAACACTTCCGAAGAAGATGTCGCCGTTTTACTCTTAAGCAAACTCCAACTCGATGCCCAAAATTACGACATCGCCGCCAATAAATCACTTGATAATCTCATTCGTACCAATAAAATCACCTACACCATGGCAACCTCACTCATGAACGACACGAGCTATGCCTACACCATCGCTTCTGAGCTTAGCAAAGTTGCGCACACGCTGTTCGTTCATGCCACGTCCGAATCCACCGAAGGTCGTGAAGCTTTGATCTTAAATGAAGCCGAAATAAGCGACCTAACACACGCCTCAAGCCCAAGGAGTACCTCATGA
- a CDS encoding HAD family hydrolase → MKTILFDLDGTLIDSTDAILESFSVAYETFGRLVPEDDMIKKLIGHPLDLMFTMLGIDALEADEYVHAYKEHYRLISRKKTTLLPLAHEAITRASKMAILGIVTTKTAQYSEELLEHLGVMHHFKVLIGRESVTHPKPHPEPIQKALVALNADPEQTWMIGDTPMDIICANEAGVKSIGVLCGYSTQYELQKYTSFIGRDALDAVKMIGQHT, encoded by the coding sequence ATGAAGACAATTTTATTCGATTTAGACGGTACATTGATCGATTCAACCGATGCAATATTGGAAAGTTTTAGTGTTGCGTATGAGACCTTTGGACGCTTAGTTCCTGAGGACGACATGATCAAAAAACTCATTGGACATCCTCTTGATTTGATGTTTACCATGCTGGGAATTGATGCGTTAGAAGCCGATGAGTATGTTCATGCGTATAAAGAGCACTACAGACTGATTTCACGCAAAAAAACGACACTGTTGCCTCTGGCACACGAAGCCATCACGCGAGCTTCAAAAATGGCCATTTTGGGTATTGTGACGACAAAGACGGCACAGTATTCCGAAGAGCTTTTAGAGCATTTAGGCGTGATGCACCACTTTAAAGTGTTGATTGGAAGAGAGTCAGTGACGCATCCCAAACCTCACCCTGAACCCATTCAAAAAGCATTGGTAGCGCTGAATGCTGATCCTGAACAGACATGGATGATCGGCGATACGCCTATGGATATTATCTGCGCAAATGAAGCGGGAGTAAAGAGTATAGGCGTGCTCTGCGGGTACAGTACGCAGTATGAGTTACAAAAATACACTTCTTTCATTGGTCGTGATGCCTTAGACGCTGTTAAAATGATTGGACAACACACTTAG
- the sstT gene encoding serine/threonine transporter SstT yields the protein MERLVARYKESNLIVLILLGMVLGVVIALISPTAAMAVSILGKLFVGALKAVAPILVLVLVSTAIATKEVGAQTNIKPIITLYIIGTFLSALAAVIVSFAFPVTLILASGADAGLTPPQSIIAVVKGFLVSMVDNPINALAKGNYIGVLTWAVAIGIALHHSSAQTKVVMKDASDAMTKIVQAVIRLAPFGILGLVAETFAETGFTALLGYGKLLIILVGTMLFAALVINPLIVYIKTRRNPYPLVFTCLKESGVTAFFTRSSAANIPVNMALCKKLGLHEDTYSISIPLGATANMAGAAVTITVLTLATVNTLGIAVDLPTALLLSLVATVAAAGVSGVAGGSLLLIPLACGLFGISDEIAMQVVAIGFLIGVVQDSAETALNSSTDVVFTAACSDEPIRL from the coding sequence ATGGAGCGTTTAGTCGCACGGTATAAAGAGAGCAATCTGATTGTTCTTATTCTTTTAGGTATGGTTTTGGGCGTTGTGATCGCACTCATTTCGCCAACGGCTGCCATGGCAGTTTCCATTTTAGGAAAGCTCTTTGTTGGAGCGCTTAAAGCGGTGGCTCCCATTCTTGTTTTGGTGCTTGTTTCAACGGCGATTGCGACCAAAGAGGTTGGGGCACAGACAAACATCAAGCCTATCATCACCCTCTACATTATTGGTACCTTTTTATCCGCACTCGCAGCGGTCATCGTCAGTTTTGCGTTTCCTGTGACGTTGATACTCGCTAGTGGGGCAGATGCTGGTTTAACACCTCCTCAAAGCATTATCGCTGTTGTTAAAGGCTTTTTGGTGAGCATGGTTGACAATCCTATCAATGCGCTCGCAAAAGGTAATTACATCGGTGTGCTCACATGGGCAGTCGCCATTGGTATAGCGCTTCATCATAGCAGTGCGCAGACAAAAGTGGTGATGAAAGACGCAAGTGACGCGATGACCAAAATCGTTCAAGCGGTCATTCGCTTAGCGCCCTTTGGTATTTTGGGTTTGGTCGCAGAGACCTTTGCCGAAACGGGTTTTACCGCACTGCTTGGGTATGGAAAATTGCTCATTATTTTGGTAGGAACGATGCTGTTTGCAGCCCTTGTGATCAACCCACTGATCGTCTACATTAAAACCAGACGCAATCCGTATCCCCTTGTGTTCACATGCTTAAAAGAGAGCGGTGTCACGGCGTTTTTTACCCGTAGTTCTGCGGCAAATATTCCTGTCAATATGGCGCTGTGCAAAAAACTAGGGCTTCATGAAGACACCTATTCCATCTCCATTCCTTTGGGTGCAACGGCGAATATGGCAGGTGCGGCAGTTACGATTACGGTCTTAACGCTTGCAACGGTCAATACGCTTGGCATCGCCGTGGATCTTCCTACCGCATTGCTCTTAAGTTTGGTTGCAACGGTCGCCGCTGCAGGTGTTTCAGGTGTTGCAGGAGGTTCACTTCTTTTGATTCCTCTGGCGTGCGGTCTTTTTGGTATTAGCGATGAGATTGCGATGCAAGTGGTTGCGATTGGATTTTTAATCGGCGTGGTTCAAGACTCGGCAGAGACGGCACTGAACAGCTCAACGGACGTTGTTTTTACCGCCGCATGCTCGGATGAGCCGATACGGTTATAA
- the luxS gene encoding S-ribosylhomocysteine lyase codes for MPLLDSFCVDHVKMPAPAVRVAKTMKTPHGDEITVFDLRFCKPNETILPERGIHTLEHLFAGFMRNHLNGEGVEIIDISPMGCRTGFYMSLIGTPEPKRVVSAWKASMNDILHVKSENDIPELNIYQCGTYKMHSLDEAHDIASTILSTEIGVMDNEALKLDTSKIS; via the coding sequence ATGCCATTATTAGATAGTTTCTGTGTAGATCACGTCAAAATGCCCGCTCCTGCGGTAAGAGTTGCTAAAACGATGAAAACACCTCACGGCGATGAGATCACCGTGTTTGATCTTCGTTTTTGTAAACCCAACGAAACGATTTTACCCGAACGTGGTATTCATACGCTAGAGCATCTCTTCGCAGGCTTTATGCGCAACCATCTCAATGGTGAGGGTGTTGAGATTATCGACATTTCGCCGATGGGCTGTCGTACCGGTTTTTACATGAGTTTGATCGGCACACCTGAGCCTAAACGCGTGGTGAGTGCGTGGAAAGCTTCGATGAATGACATCTTACATGTAAAGAGTGAAAACGATATTCCTGAGCTCAATATCTATCAGTGCGGAACCTATAAAATGCACTCGTTGGATGAAGCGCACGACATTGCTTCGACTATTTTAAGCACCGAAATTGGTGTGATGGATAACGAAGCTTTAAAACTTGATACATCAAAAATTTCATAA
- a CDS encoding rhodanese-like domain-containing protein yields MRLILCFALMLGSLFAAENPMSLQFTGVKTTHVMSDGSLKEVLIERHSDVTCNVVGINPEAIFSGDYAGKNVPPACKKSFVTTVGKAQPMSFAQGVTTVGEVEVLDFIKNKANVKPSEYILIDARKSDWYEQLTIPSSVNIPFDEIEFDEAIPEDFERVQKLLGFRTVGPTYDFSHAKTALIFCNGIWCVQSRLAIEKLIKMGYPKEKLLWYRGGLQDWLLLGFSAISPKR; encoded by the coding sequence ATGCGATTAATCCTCTGTTTTGCCCTTATGTTGGGCTCGCTTTTTGCGGCTGAAAATCCTATGAGCTTGCAATTTACAGGCGTGAAAACCACCCATGTGATGAGCGATGGAAGCCTCAAAGAGGTTTTGATTGAGCGTCACAGTGATGTTACATGTAATGTGGTGGGCATTAATCCTGAAGCGATTTTTAGCGGGGATTATGCGGGTAAAAATGTTCCTCCAGCGTGCAAAAAAAGCTTCGTCACGACCGTTGGTAAAGCGCAACCCATGAGTTTTGCGCAAGGGGTTACGACTGTCGGTGAAGTTGAAGTGCTGGATTTTATTAAAAACAAAGCCAATGTGAAGCCCTCAGAATACATCTTAATTGACGCGCGCAAAAGTGATTGGTATGAGCAACTTACCATTCCTAGCAGTGTGAACATTCCCTTTGATGAGATCGAGTTTGATGAGGCGATTCCTGAAGATTTTGAGCGAGTGCAAAAACTTTTGGGCTTTCGAACCGTCGGTCCAACGTATGATTTTAGCCATGCCAAAACGGCACTGATTTTTTGCAATGGCATCTGGTGTGTGCAGTCACGCTTAGCGATTGAAAAACTGATCAAAATGGGGTATCCCAAAGAGAAGCTCTTGTGGTACCGAGGTGGCTTGCAAGATTGGCTTTTGCTGGGCTTTAGTGCTATTTCGCCCAAGCGTTGA
- a CDS encoding efflux RND transporter periplasmic adaptor subunit, translated as MVFIIFKENWMILHTLKSLVILIPLLWLGCSDNKAKTAPLPQVEVGVYTLNSQSITLSRELPGRTKATVISEIRPQVGGIIQARFFEEGSIVKKDAVLYQIDPALYQAAFDEAKAALKNAEATLESSRLKSERYADLVKLEGVSKQDAEDVKAAYLQEVASVDEKKAALQSAQINLEYTKIKAPISGRIGTSSVSVGALVSASQTTALATIRTLDPIYVDLTQSSTQLLKLRALLAQQGIKKGSTQLALNLEDGSRYPHEGTLQFQEIAVDESTGSVTLRATFPNPDGILLPGMYVRALMDEAVNEKALLVPQQGIQRDPKGNATAFIVTSENKVETRIVKTERALGDMWLVSSGLSVGDKVIVEGSSKVRAGSSVKAVDVTETLGKAQ; from the coding sequence ATGGTGTTTATTATTTTTAAGGAAAATTGGATGATACTTCATACGTTAAAATCACTGGTAATTTTAATTCCCCTGCTTTGGTTGGGGTGCTCTGACAATAAGGCAAAAACAGCTCCTTTACCGCAAGTAGAAGTCGGTGTGTATACCCTAAATTCCCAAAGCATTACGCTTTCGCGTGAGCTTCCCGGACGTACCAAAGCGACGGTCATCTCTGAGATTCGTCCGCAAGTAGGTGGTATTATTCAAGCGCGTTTTTTTGAAGAGGGTAGCATCGTGAAAAAAGATGCCGTGCTTTACCAGATCGATCCAGCGTTATACCAAGCCGCTTTTGATGAAGCTAAAGCCGCACTCAAAAACGCCGAAGCAACGCTAGAGTCTTCTCGTCTTAAAAGTGAACGTTACGCGGATCTTGTCAAATTAGAAGGTGTCTCCAAACAAGATGCAGAAGATGTCAAAGCGGCGTATTTGCAAGAAGTGGCGAGTGTGGATGAAAAAAAGGCTGCCTTGCAAAGTGCGCAGATCAATCTTGAATACACCAAAATCAAAGCACCGATTAGCGGGCGCATCGGGACATCAAGTGTGAGTGTGGGAGCCCTTGTGAGTGCAAGCCAAACCACAGCGCTTGCTACGATTCGCACCCTCGATCCCATCTATGTGGATCTGACCCAATCCAGCACGCAACTTTTAAAACTAAGAGCACTTCTAGCACAACAAGGGATTAAAAAAGGGAGCACACAGCTAGCATTAAATCTTGAAGATGGCTCACGTTACCCACATGAGGGAACGCTTCAGTTTCAAGAAATTGCCGTTGATGAGAGTACCGGTTCAGTAACGCTTCGTGCCACGTTCCCTAATCCTGATGGCATCTTGCTTCCTGGGATGTATGTTCGAGCGCTTATGGATGAAGCGGTCAATGAAAAAGCACTCTTAGTTCCTCAGCAAGGCATTCAACGCGATCCCAAAGGCAACGCAACCGCATTCATCGTTACGAGTGAGAATAAAGTTGAAACACGCATTGTCAAAACAGAGCGTGCATTGGGGGATATGTGGTTGGTCAGCAGTGGACTCAGTGTTGGCGATAAGGTGATTGTCGAAGGATCAAGTAAAGTTCGTGCAGGCAGTAGCGTCAAAGCCGTGGATGTCACTGAAACATTAGGTAAAGCGCAATGA